The Gemmatimonadota bacterium genome has a segment encoding these proteins:
- a CDS encoding sterol desaturase family protein yields the protein MHPLVVIWHEFINFFGVQSWLDMAAAHDYSRLRTWDGFTGAIGPLLPLLLVFEIVRALVEKNFKVREYKVIFFTYVLNRVLGTFISIAALAFCIGLFSPYAIFQSRITWYWIIYGYIVWELGHFFYHYLAHKVRLLWCLHSTHHAPETMNLFVSQAHFFLEAPYADIVRTSTCILLGVSPPLLFLIMFIDGFWGTFIHAGEHLLRDGRLGPLNRLILTPSHHRVHHARNPLYIDTNFCNLLNVWDRAFGTLQHEEVTMPPEYGVTRPIDVGSFRDFYFGELVALARDVKQAPGLKNKVAYLVMPPGWSHTGAHKTASAIRAAYLAKSP from the coding sequence ATGCATCCACTGGTCGTGATCTGGCACGAATTCATCAATTTCTTCGGCGTGCAATCCTGGCTCGACATGGCGGCTGCGCACGATTACAGCCGACTGCGGACCTGGGACGGCTTCACCGGCGCGATCGGCCCGCTCCTGCCGCTGCTGCTCGTGTTCGAGATCGTGCGCGCGCTGGTCGAGAAGAACTTCAAGGTCCGCGAGTACAAGGTGATCTTCTTCACCTACGTGCTCAACCGCGTGCTCGGCACCTTCATCTCCATCGCCGCGCTCGCCTTCTGCATCGGGCTCTTCTCGCCCTACGCCATCTTCCAGAGCCGGATCACCTGGTACTGGATCATCTACGGCTACATCGTCTGGGAACTGGGCCACTTCTTCTACCATTACCTCGCCCACAAGGTCCGGCTGCTCTGGTGCCTGCACAGCACGCATCATGCGCCGGAGACGATGAACCTGTTTGTCAGCCAGGCGCACTTCTTCCTCGAGGCGCCCTACGCCGACATCGTCCGGACGTCGACCTGCATCCTCCTCGGCGTCTCGCCACCGCTGCTCTTCCTGATCATGTTCATTGACGGCTTCTGGGGGACCTTCATCCACGCGGGCGAACACCTGCTGCGCGATGGCCGGCTGGGTCCGCTCAACCGGCTCATCCTCACGCCATCGCACCACCGGGTGCACCACGCGCGCAATCCGCTCTACATCGACACCAACTTCTGCAACCTGCTGAATGTCTGGGATCGCGCCTTCGGCACGCTACAGCACGAGGAAGTCACGATGCCGCCCGAGTACGGCGTGACTCGCCCGATCGACGTGGGGAGTTTCCGCGATTTCTATTTCGGGGAACTGGTTGCGCTGGCGCGCGATGTGAAGCAGGCGCCCGGCCTGAAGAACAAGGTTGCGTATCTGGTGATGCCCCCGGGGTGGAGTCACACCGGGGCGCACAAGACGGCATCGGCGATCCGCGCGGCCTACCTCGCGAAATCGCCGTAA
- a CDS encoding 6-bladed beta-propeller: MTRSRRDFLASAASAAAFVALPTRAARPQPTTAELPILGRGDFRYTMDHHWAKLPAGKRFGYTHGIVEDRAGRFYIANQSRDAIAIFDGQGNFLSSWGQAYAKGAHGLRLSEEGGTEYLYLANTSLAQVVKTTLDGDVVWQAGRPYLAGVYAPDRAYSPTESVVGPNGMLYVADGYGQSLIHIYDSKDGKYLDSFGGRGSEPSNLKQPHGISIDTRSGTPLLQVSDRGNIRIVNFTLEGKYLGEVLTKADLRFPCTSLHRGDLMYVPDLYARISIFDKGNKKVADLGDYLEGKPFQSEADFGTTYPDLKGYPNIPPAKRLQDHFISPHALWVDRASNIYVVEWIEDGRVTKLTKV; this comes from the coding sequence GTGACCCGCTCGCGCCGAGATTTCCTTGCGTCGGCGGCGAGTGCAGCGGCATTCGTCGCGCTGCCGACTCGCGCTGCCCGTCCTCAGCCCACAACTGCGGAGCTGCCAATCCTGGGCCGCGGAGACTTCCGGTACACCATGGACCATCACTGGGCCAAGCTGCCTGCCGGGAAAAGGTTTGGTTATACCCACGGCATCGTGGAGGATCGCGCGGGACGCTTCTACATCGCGAACCAGAGTCGTGATGCCATCGCCATCTTCGACGGGCAGGGCAACTTTCTCTCATCGTGGGGCCAGGCGTACGCGAAGGGTGCCCACGGCCTCCGACTCTCGGAGGAAGGCGGTACCGAATACCTCTACCTCGCCAACACCTCGCTGGCCCAGGTGGTCAAGACGACGCTCGATGGCGACGTGGTGTGGCAGGCGGGTCGCCCGTACCTCGCGGGTGTCTACGCCCCGGACCGGGCGTACAGCCCGACGGAATCAGTGGTAGGGCCCAACGGGATGTTGTACGTGGCCGATGGCTATGGCCAGTCGTTGATCCACATCTACGACAGCAAGGACGGCAAGTATCTCGACTCCTTCGGCGGGCGCGGCAGCGAACCGAGCAACCTCAAGCAGCCGCACGGCATCTCGATTGATACTCGGAGCGGAACGCCGCTGTTGCAGGTCTCCGACCGGGGTAACATCCGGATTGTCAACTTCACGCTGGAGGGGAAGTACCTGGGCGAGGTGCTCACCAAGGCCGACCTGCGCTTCCCTTGCACTTCGCTGCATCGCGGCGACCTGATGTACGTCCCCGATCTGTATGCCCGGATTTCAATCTTCGACAAGGGGAACAAGAAAGTCGCCGACCTTGGCGACTATCTCGAAGGGAAACCGTTCCAGTCGGAGGCCGATTTCGGCACGACCTATCCCGACCTGAAGGGATATCCCAACATTCCTCCCGCAAAGCGGTTGCAGGACCACTTCATTTCACCACACGCCCTCTGGGTCGATCGCGCCAGCAACATCTATGTCGTCGAGTGGATCGAGGACGGCCGGGTCACCAAGCTCACCAAGGTGTAA
- a CDS encoding TonB family protein, translating to MRTIAPILLGVFAVAGCARAVPVQGVVLLPICDNRSGCGTTSAMAWNDSNPLPLYPPVLRSAGVEGEVALNFVVNVAGAVDSASIKVLSSTNTAFVRPAVHAVSKWRLAPLRVGQRTRPVTMAIRVQFQQGETCVGPRTSKLTWPETSRMSIIRITDCAAPLVPRDQVARNRAAAGMPPLGPPQ from the coding sequence ATGCGAACGATTGCGCCGATCCTGCTGGGAGTGTTCGCTGTCGCGGGCTGCGCCCGCGCGGTGCCGGTGCAAGGTGTCGTCCTGCTACCGATTTGTGATAACCGGAGTGGTTGCGGCACGACGAGCGCCATGGCGTGGAACGACTCCAATCCGCTGCCGCTCTATCCACCGGTCCTCCGCTCGGCAGGCGTCGAAGGCGAGGTGGCACTCAACTTTGTCGTCAACGTGGCTGGGGCGGTGGACAGCGCTTCGATCAAGGTCCTGAGCAGCACCAACACCGCGTTCGTGCGGCCAGCGGTCCATGCAGTGTCCAAATGGCGACTGGCGCCTCTGCGCGTGGGCCAGCGGACACGCCCCGTCACGATGGCCATCCGGGTGCAGTTCCAGCAAGGTGAGACTTGCGTTGGACCGCGGACGAGTAAGCTGACCTGGCCTGAAACCTCCAGAATGTCGATCATCCGGATCACGGACTGTGCCGCACCACTGGTCCCCCGCGATCAGGTTGCGCGCAACCGGGCTGCGGCGGGTATGCCACCTCTGGGGCCGCCGCAGTGA
- a CDS encoding SDR family NAD(P)-dependent oxidoreductase — protein sequence MNQRVVVITGASGGIGAATARLLAARGARLILVARRREQLEAVAAECGADAIAVVTDVTKRAEVRGVVATALARFGQIDVWINNVGQGITRVPSALTDEDIDQVMQVNIKSALYGMQEVLPHFMERGTGQVINISSMLGRIPMAMFRSAYSGAKHFLNALTATIREEVQATHPGIQFTLVSPGIVQTDFGLNALGGGPDSRSFPNSQTAEQVAEVIASAIESRVSDLYTRAGGQAAVAGYYASVGVDP from the coding sequence ATGAACCAGCGAGTGGTGGTAATTACCGGCGCGAGTGGAGGGATCGGAGCGGCCACGGCCCGACTCCTTGCCGCGCGCGGGGCGAGGCTCATCCTCGTGGCCCGCCGGCGGGAACAGCTTGAGGCGGTGGCGGCCGAATGCGGCGCAGATGCGATCGCGGTGGTTACCGATGTAACGAAGCGCGCAGAAGTGCGCGGAGTGGTCGCGACTGCACTGGCGCGCTTCGGTCAGATCGACGTCTGGATCAACAACGTGGGGCAGGGGATAACCCGCGTGCCGTCGGCACTGACCGACGAGGACATCGACCAGGTGATGCAGGTCAATATCAAGTCCGCGCTCTACGGGATGCAGGAAGTGCTGCCTCATTTCATGGAGCGTGGCACCGGGCAGGTCATCAACATCTCGTCGATGCTCGGCCGGATTCCAATGGCAATGTTCCGCTCGGCCTATTCGGGCGCGAAGCATTTCCTCAACGCGCTTACCGCCACGATTCGGGAAGAAGTGCAGGCCACCCACCCCGGAATCCAGTTCACGCTGGTCTCGCCCGGGATCGTCCAGACCGACTTCGGCCTCAATGCCCTCGGTGGAGGCCCCGACTCGCGTTCGTTTCCGAACTCGCAGACCGCCGAGCAGGTGGCTGAGGTGATTGCGAGCGCGATCGAGAGCAGGGTGTCCGATCTGTACACCAGGGCGGGTGGCCAGGCAGCGGTGGCTGGCTACTACGCGAGTGTGGGTGTTGACCCTTGA
- a CDS encoding DUF1801 domain-containing protein, which translates to MSGRTPAVTDFLAELKHRNTPAFDLVRTIMLGVDSSIAEGIKWNAPSFRTSEWFATINVRASQGIQIVLHLGAKVHEGAIVRIADPEKLLKWLAKDRALLTVRDLDDLTARRAAVEGVIREWIRHV; encoded by the coding sequence GTGAGCGGCCGCACTCCCGCAGTGACAGACTTCCTCGCCGAGTTGAAACACCGCAACACCCCGGCCTTCGATCTCGTGCGCACCATCATGCTCGGTGTTGATTCCTCGATTGCCGAAGGGATCAAGTGGAACGCGCCGAGTTTCCGCACCTCGGAGTGGTTCGCGACTATCAACGTCCGAGCGAGTCAGGGGATCCAGATCGTGCTCCACCTCGGGGCGAAGGTACATGAAGGCGCCATCGTGCGGATCGCCGACCCGGAGAAGCTGCTGAAGTGGCTCGCGAAGGATCGTGCGCTGCTGACCGTGCGGGACCTCGATGATCTCACCGCGCGCCGTGCGGCGGTCGAGGGCGTGATCCGGGAGTGGATCCGGCACGTCTGA
- the rraA gene encoding ribonuclease E activity regulator RraA produces the protein MTEPEWATADLADDHPGGVQIVHAPLRDFGGVRKFAGPIATLAVHEDYRPVRRALEGPGEGRVLVVDGGGSLVVALVGERSLLLAQQNGWAGVIVNGAVRDTGLTANIAVGLRALGAVPRRGESGDSSEAGGELTFGDAHFKPGDWLWADADGVVVGRVPAPT, from the coding sequence GTGACCGAACCCGAGTGGGCCACCGCTGACCTCGCCGATGATCATCCGGGAGGGGTGCAGATTGTGCACGCACCGCTGCGTGATTTTGGCGGCGTCCGGAAGTTTGCCGGACCGATCGCGACCCTCGCGGTGCACGAGGACTACCGGCCGGTTCGGCGCGCGCTCGAGGGCCCAGGGGAGGGGCGTGTGCTGGTAGTTGATGGCGGTGGTTCGCTGGTCGTGGCACTCGTCGGCGAGCGATCGCTCTTGCTTGCCCAGCAGAACGGCTGGGCCGGCGTCATTGTAAATGGCGCCGTGCGAGACACCGGGCTCACCGCGAATATTGCCGTTGGGCTGCGGGCTTTGGGCGCGGTGCCGCGGCGCGGCGAGTCGGGAGATTCGTCAGAGGCAGGCGGAGAGCTCACCTTTGGCGATGCGCATTTCAAGCCGGGTGACTGGCTCTGGGCCGACGCCGATGGGGTCGTTGTCGGGCGTGTCCCCGCGCCCACGTGA
- a CDS encoding 6-bladed beta-propeller, with protein sequence MRVSDRRGASLALTLLACSAAALPSQEFRLSPLQRFGWEDPAGPAGSTPAQRRLDGGMLSNIADLAEGADGALYVLDNRSPKVIVFNRDGTVRRVMGNGKGEGPGEFSRPVSLAVAKNGDLFVADVAQQRISVFAAGGAFTRSFTIASPYVSQIRLVGDRLHLIQYVFRKEAPAVLVYSTSGALLEKKFPPTEEDASFGRTGNGYRAAILRDGQLAIAHFNPGTWSLVESPAHVFGKPLVPGNTVHEVKASGTWVAPATIRGFGELSEGRYALLFERLRPETVDDPEHPRWDIYLALTRADGTPLGTLKMPEGGRAFLVSRDGRSIYRSFGDPFVGIDRFRVDSR encoded by the coding sequence ATGAGAGTGTCAGATCGGCGCGGCGCTTCATTGGCCCTCACTCTCCTGGCTTGCAGCGCCGCCGCGCTTCCCTCCCAGGAATTTCGCCTGAGCCCGCTGCAACGCTTCGGCTGGGAAGATCCCGCCGGCCCTGCGGGCAGCACTCCGGCCCAACGCCGGCTCGACGGCGGGATGCTGAGCAATATCGCGGATCTGGCTGAGGGCGCCGACGGCGCGCTGTACGTCCTGGACAACCGGTCGCCCAAGGTCATTGTCTTCAATCGTGATGGCACGGTGCGACGCGTCATGGGCAACGGGAAAGGCGAGGGCCCCGGTGAGTTCTCGCGGCCGGTCAGTCTCGCCGTGGCCAAAAATGGCGACCTCTTCGTCGCCGACGTCGCCCAGCAGCGCATATCCGTCTTTGCCGCCGGTGGTGCCTTCACACGGTCATTCACGATCGCGTCGCCCTACGTCTCGCAGATCAGACTGGTCGGCGATCGGCTGCACCTCATCCAGTACGTCTTCCGGAAAGAGGCGCCGGCCGTCCTGGTGTATTCCACGTCCGGTGCCTTGCTCGAGAAGAAATTCCCCCCGACCGAGGAAGACGCTTCATTCGGACGGACTGGGAACGGCTACCGTGCTGCGATCCTCCGCGACGGACAGCTCGCGATCGCGCACTTCAACCCCGGGACCTGGTCTCTAGTGGAGAGCCCGGCGCACGTATTCGGAAAACCGCTCGTGCCGGGCAACACCGTTCACGAGGTGAAGGCCTCCGGCACCTGGGTCGCCCCGGCCACGATCCGAGGCTTTGGCGAATTGAGCGAGGGCCGGTACGCACTGCTTTTCGAACGACTCCGGCCCGAAACAGTGGATGACCCTGAACATCCGAGGTGGGATATCTACCTCGCCTTGACCCGCGCCGACGGCACGCCACTCGGCACCCTCAAGATGCCGGAAGGAGGACGAGCCTTTCTCGTGTCGCGCGACGGCAGATCGATCTACCGCTCCTTCGGTGACCCGTTCGTCGGAATCGACCGCTTCCGGGTCGACTCGCGATAG
- a CDS encoding NAD(P)-dependent oxidoreductase, translated as MITFLGTGLLGANFVRALRRRKEEVHIWNRTAGKAEALATEVGATAYTDPADAVRGASRVHLAVYDDESVDAVLKEAEAGIGPDCIIVDHTTTSPAPTLARINAWAERGIRFQHAPVFMGPPNALAGTGTMLASGDRATFDMVAPALELMTGKLVYLGADPVRAAAIKLMGNLFLLGMTAGIADMFALGDALGVAPADATQLFEWFPMATMAQGRAAKMRGGDLGRPSWTLEMARKDARLMIESAESHGGKLAMIPAVAAEMDRWIASGHGQDDWMVIGSGPSK; from the coding sequence ATGATCACTTTTCTCGGGACCGGGCTGCTCGGCGCGAACTTTGTGCGGGCGCTTCGCCGCCGCAAGGAAGAGGTCCACATCTGGAACCGCACCGCCGGCAAGGCCGAGGCGCTCGCGACTGAGGTCGGCGCGACGGCGTACACCGATCCGGCCGATGCCGTGCGCGGCGCGAGCCGAGTACATCTGGCGGTCTACGACGACGAATCCGTCGATGCGGTGTTGAAGGAGGCGGAAGCCGGGATCGGACCCGACTGCATCATCGTCGATCATACCACGACGTCGCCAGCGCCGACCCTCGCGCGGATCAATGCGTGGGCCGAGCGTGGTATCCGCTTCCAGCACGCCCCAGTCTTCATGGGTCCGCCCAATGCGCTCGCGGGTACCGGGACGATGCTCGCCTCAGGTGACCGCGCGACATTCGACATGGTGGCCCCGGCTCTCGAGCTGATGACCGGGAAGCTGGTCTACCTCGGCGCCGACCCGGTACGCGCTGCGGCGATCAAGCTGATGGGCAACCTCTTTCTGCTGGGGATGACTGCAGGGATCGCGGACATGTTTGCCCTGGGCGATGCGCTCGGTGTTGCCCCCGCGGACGCGACCCAGCTCTTTGAATGGTTCCCGATGGCCACGATGGCACAGGGCCGCGCAGCGAAGATGCGCGGCGGTGATCTCGGCCGCCCCAGCTGGACGCTCGAGATGGCCCGCAAGGACGCCCGGCTGATGATCGAGTCGGCGGAGTCGCACGGCGGGAAACTCGCGATGATCCCCGCAGTCGCCGCCGAGATGGACCGCTGGATCGCTTCGGGACACGGCCAGGATGACTGGATGGTGATCGGTAGCGGGCCGTCGAAGTGA
- a CDS encoding DinB family protein has translation MRPTPAEYNPYFERYISLVLVEKVVPILVSQVTPLRELLRNLSDDRAGYRYEPGKWSVRESLGHMIDTERVFGYRALWAARGATAPLPSFDQDAFGITAHHDSCSIGELVDEFTALRESHIHMFNHLPVEAWTRTTIAGDHPLSVRASAFIMAGHVIHHTAVFQERYGL, from the coding sequence ATGCGACCGACCCCTGCCGAATACAACCCGTACTTTGAACGCTACATCTCCCTCGTCCTCGTCGAAAAAGTGGTTCCGATCCTGGTGAGCCAGGTGACGCCACTGCGGGAATTGCTGCGCAACCTCTCCGATGACCGCGCCGGCTATCGCTACGAACCAGGCAAGTGGAGCGTCCGCGAATCGCTCGGCCACATGATCGATACCGAGCGGGTCTTCGGCTACCGCGCCCTCTGGGCGGCCCGAGGTGCGACCGCCCCGCTCCCAAGCTTCGATCAGGATGCCTTCGGGATCACGGCCCACCACGATAGCTGTTCGATCGGTGAACTGGTCGATGAGTTCACGGCGCTGCGCGAGAGCCACATTCACATGTTCAATCACCTGCCGGTCGAGGCGTGGACGCGCACCACGATTGCTGGCGACCATCCGCTCTCCGTGCGTGCCTCGGCATTCATCATGGCCGGACACGTCATCCACCATACGGCAGTATTCCAGGAGCGCTACGGGCTATGA
- a CDS encoding DNA alkylation repair protein, with product MATKRTVKKTSAKGAPVPPVTADEVVAWLRKQGTKKTRDAMPRYALPAEKAFGVAVGVMQKEAKRIGRNHALALALWQHDWYEARMMAAFLGEPDKLTPAQMDRWCKDFDNWGITDTVCFHLFDLSPHAWTKVAKWAGSKDEWVKRAGFALLASLGAHDKESPDARFIASLPLIEKAATDERNFVRKGVSWALRSIGRRRPGVKAAAGKLAKKLAASENPAARATGKEAVRQFGRSS from the coding sequence GTGGCGACCAAGCGCACGGTGAAGAAGACGAGTGCCAAGGGTGCTCCAGTGCCACCGGTTACGGCCGACGAGGTGGTGGCCTGGCTCAGGAAGCAGGGGACCAAAAAGACCCGCGACGCGATGCCACGCTACGCCCTGCCGGCGGAGAAGGCCTTTGGTGTGGCAGTCGGTGTGATGCAGAAGGAGGCGAAGCGGATCGGGCGCAATCATGCGCTGGCGCTCGCGCTCTGGCAGCACGACTGGTATGAAGCGCGGATGATGGCCGCCTTTCTCGGTGAGCCCGACAAACTGACTCCAGCGCAAATGGATCGCTGGTGCAAGGACTTCGACAACTGGGGCATCACCGACACGGTCTGCTTTCACCTCTTCGACCTGTCACCGCACGCGTGGACCAAGGTTGCCAAGTGGGCCGGCAGCAAGGATGAATGGGTCAAGCGCGCCGGCTTCGCCCTGCTCGCGAGTCTCGGCGCCCACGATAAGGAGTCGCCTGATGCGCGTTTCATCGCCTCGCTGCCGCTGATCGAGAAGGCCGCGACCGACGAGCGGAACTTCGTCCGGAAGGGGGTGAGCTGGGCGCTCCGCTCCATCGGGCGCAGGCGGCCGGGCGTGAAAGCGGCGGCCGGCAAGCTGGCGAAGAAGTTGGCAGCGTCTGAGAATCCTGCGGCGCGGGCAACAGGGAAGGAAGCCGTCCGGCAGTTCGGGAGGTCCTCTTGA